A segment of the Lycium ferocissimum isolate CSIRO_LF1 chromosome 10, AGI_CSIRO_Lferr_CH_V1, whole genome shotgun sequence genome:
agataaaaatgaggCATCAAACCAAGACCGTGCCAAGGCAATGATATTCCTTCGCCATCACCTTGATGAGGacttgaaaatggaatatctcaCTGTTAAAGATCCTCTTACTCTATGGAATAATTTAAAAGATAGATATGACCACCTGAAGATGGTCATACTTCCACAAGCACGTTTTGATTGGCTCCATTTAAGGCTACAAGATTTTAAATCTATTAAAGCATATAATTCTGccatgtttaaaattatttctcaGTTGAAATTATGCGGTGAAAATATCACTGATCATGATATGCtagagaaaacattttccacttTTCCTGCCTCGAGTATGCTCCTGCAGCAGCAATACCGAGAAatgaagttcaagaaatattctGATCTAATCGCACATCTTCTAGTGGCTGAACAACATAAtgaattattaatgaaaaatcatgaaagccGACCCACTGGTACTGCcccattccctgaagtgaatgagGCAAATTTTCGCCATTCTAGGCGTGGAAGAGGTCGTGGCCCCAGTCGTGGTCATGGCCGTGGTCAAGGAAGAAATTTTAATCATGATTCTCGTCTTGCACCAAATAATACCCTTCACCACCAGCAGTGTAAAAGGAAGGATGAAAAGTATGAAACTGGGCAAAAgaaaaattcagaaaataaatgctTCCGATGTGGAGGAAAGGGGCACTGGTCACGTACTTGTCGTACGCCAAAGCACCTAATTATGCTGTATCAAGCTTCTCTCAAAAGGGCAGAAAAAGATGccgaaacaaattttatttCTGAAGATAATGTTGAGCCCATGCATCTAGATGTGGCAGATTTCTTTGAACTCCCTGAAGAAAAAATAGATCATTTGATCGGTGATGGATCTGTAAAAACTTAGATATTTCATACGTGTCGTTTGCATGTGCTTATGTTTCCATGAAGTGTGTGTAACGCTTTGTTTAAATagtaatatatgtaataaaatgTGTGTAATGCTTTACCTAATCATAATATCTACTTCGATATTCACTTTATCTAATATTTCATTTTGAAGAATCTATGGAAATCcctcaaattttatttggatCAATGACcaatcatgaagatatttgtgtgattgataGTGGAACAACACATACCATATTCAAAGATGAGAAATACTTTTCTCACTTGCGTAGAAAAAGGGGGAAATATTAATACAATTTCGGAAATTCGAAATTGATTGAAGGCTCCGGAAGAGCTACTATATTTCTGACTAAGGGGGCGAAACTTGTTATAGAGGATGCATTATTCTCTTCTAAATCCCCAAGAAACTTGTTAAGTTTCAAAGATATCCGCCGTAATGGATATCACACTGAGACATTAAACGAAATAAATGATGAATATCTTGCCATTACAAAGAATGTCTCCGGCCAGAAATATGTTTTGAGAAATTGTCAACTTTGTCTTCTCGTGTCCGTATTATGCAAAAATTAGTACAATTGAAGCACACTCGAtcgtaaaccagaagtttaatgattcaagtacTTTTTTGCTTTGGCATGACCGAATAGGTCACCCTGGATCAATAATGATGAGAcgaattattgaaaattcaaatgggCATCCACTTAAGAACCTGAAGATTCTTGAAAGTGGTGAATTTTCATGTGCTGCTTGTTATCAGGGTAAATTGATAGCTAAGTCATCACCAATGAAAGTTGACGTTGAATCTCCTTTTTCTAGAGCGTATACATGGGGATATATGTGGACCTATTCACCCATCTTGTGGGTCATTCGATATTTTATGGTTCTAATAGATGCGTCTTCGAGGTGgtctcatgtatgcctcatatCGTCTCGCAACCCGGCGTTTGCGAAGTTATTGGCACAAATAATACGCTTAAGAGCACGGTTCCCGCATTATCCTATTAAGGCTATACGTCTTGATAATCTTTGGAGAATTTACATCCCAAACTTttgatgattattgtttatCAGTTGGGATAAAAGTTGAACATCCCGTAGCTCATGTTCATACCCAAAATGGCCTTGCTGAGTCATTTATTAAGCGTTTGCAATTGATAGCAAGACCATTACTTATGAAAACACGGTTGCCTACCACCGTTTGGGGTCATGCTATCTTACATGCAGCATCCCTTATTCGCCTCAGACCGAgtcattataataaatactcccCATCACAATTAGTATTTGGTCATGAACCAAATATTGCTCATCTCCGAATCTTTGGTTGTGCTGTATATGTGCCAGTAGCACCACCACAACGCACTAAGATGGGCCCCCAAAGAAGGTTAGGAATATATGTTGGGTTTGAATCACCCTCTATTATTCGCTACCTTGAACCATTAACGGGAGATTTATTCACTGCACGATTTGCAGATTGTCGATTTGATGAAACAAATTTCCCACAATTAGggggagagagaaaagaagaaaccaaaAGAGAAATTGCGTGGAAAGTTTCATCACTATCTCATTTTGATCCACGTGCCCCTATATGTGAGCAGGAGATCCAAAAGATCATCCACTTGCAgaaaatagcaaatcaaatgCCAGACGGATTTACTGATTTGAAAAGAATAACTAAGTCGCATATCCCTGCAGAATGTGCCTATTCGAATTGACGTTCCAAAGGGACAATATACTAGTGTCATAGCCTCTCGAATCTCATCCACGCCTGAAGCGTGGTAGGCCATTGGGCTCCAAGgataaaaatcctagaaaaagaaatacaaaCAATGATCAGAATGACACTATGAAAGGATCTCATGAAGAGGTTCAAGATCTGATTAATCCTAATATTCCCGAAGAAATCGGAAACCCGAGACTCCGGTGAGTAAAGAACTATCATTAAGTTTCATCGGTGATGAGGTCAATTTGAATCATTCGAAAATTGTGGTGAATAGTGTTTTTGCATATAATGTTGCACTAAATATTATGAAAGGCAGTGAGGATCAGGAACCTCAATCCGTCGAAGAATGTCGACGAAGATATGATTGGCCAAAATGGAAAGAAGCAATTCAATCAGAATTGAATTCACTTGCTAAACGTGAGGTTTTTGGACCTGTAGTCCAAACGCCTAATGGTGTAAAACCAATTGGCCACAAATGGGTCTTTGTACGGaaaagaaatgagagaaatgaaattgtaCGATACAAAGCACGCCTTGTTGCACAAGGATTCTCTCAAAGACCGGCGTTGACTATGAAGAAACGTATTCACCGATTATGGATGCTATAACATTTCGATACCTTATCGGTTTAGCCGTATATGAAACCCTTGAAATACATCGATGGATGTGGTTGCGGCTTATCTTTATGGCTCACTTGATaatgaaatttatatgaaaatcccTGAAGGATATAAAATGCACGAAGCATTTGGTTTAAAGTCTCGGGAAATGTATTCAATCGATTACAAAGATCATTATATGGTTTAAAACAATCAGGGCGCATGTGGTATAATCGCttaagtgagtacttgataaatgaaggatatacaaatgatgccatttgtccatgtgtttttattaagaaaacaaaatcaggGTTCATTATACTTGccgtttatgttgatgacataaatCTCATTGGAACTCCAGAAGAGCTCCAAAAGGCGATTGAATATTTGAAGgaagaatttgagatgaaagatctcGGAAAGACAAAACTCGTCTTGGTCCGCAAATTGAACATTTCACAAAAGGGATCTTTATCCATCAATCTGCATATATAGAGAAAGTTTTAAAACGGTTTTACATGGACAATGCGCATCCTTTAAGTACTCCAATGATTGTTCGCTCACTTGAAGTGAGTAAAGATCCGTTCCGAcctcaagaagaaaatgaagagcttcttggtcctgaagtaccatatcttagtgCAATTGGTGCACTTATGTATCTTGCTAACGCTACAAGACCTGACATAGCGTTCTCTGTTAATTTGCTAGCAAGATATAGCTCTTCTCCTACACGAAGACATTGGAACGGAGTTAAGCATATATTGCGATATCTGAAGGGAACTAGCGATATGGGTCTGTTTTATACTAACAAAGGTAGTACAGATCTTGTTGGTTATGCAGATGCAGGTTATTTATCTGATCCACATAAAGCTCGATCTCAAACGGGCTATCCGTTTACATGCGGAGGTCTTGCTATATCATGGCGATCCACAAAGCGACCATTGTTGCTACTTCTTCGAATCATGCCGAgataatagctattcatgaagcaagtaGAGAATGTGTGTGGTTGAGATCGGTGATACATTCCATCGAGAGAAGATGTGGCTTGAAATGTGATACAAAAATACCCACGGTATTATATGAAGATAATGCGTGCATGCATAGCTCAATTAAAGGGAGGATTTATAAAAGGAGATAGAACGAAGcatatttcaccaaagttatttttcacacatgatctccggaagaatggtgatattgatgtACAACATTCGTTCAAGTGACAATCCCGATTTGTTCACCAAATCTTTGCCAACTTCAACTCTTGAGAAGATGATATTtaagattggaatgcgaagactcCGACATCTGAATCTTGGTCTTCGTCAGGGGGAGTGaaaatacgcgttgtactctttttcccttaatcaagttttgtcccattgggttttcttggtaaggtttttaatgaggcaactctcaaagcgtattactagatatgtgtactctatTTCCTTCATTGAGGCTTTTTCCACGGGGTTTTTCCcaataaggtttttaacgatGCACATCATctatggacatccaagggggagtgttatgaaattatgaatgtcCATTTCTCAAATATAATGCTCCTTCCACCATGTTAATGGTTCTCCCTTTTTCTTCCaccatttcatatattaaatacatatgtattactataaatagaggcataaattttcatatgagATACACTTGTAACACATTTTGGAAGAATAGTAAAAATCTCTCCTCTTTTGTCATtctatttctatggttttcatccattaaTATTGTGACTCTTTTAGCTTCATTTTATAACATGACTATATATATTGCATATTATTTGCAAATGAGTATCTGGACAAACACAGTCTTCGACATGAAAGAAACGAACTATCTCCTTACAAATAAAATTTTCCTCAACTTAGTTTCCATTGAAGAGATCATTGGTGGATTGTCGTTTGTAACAGCCTTTGCACTTTTTCTTCTAAACTATGAGAAAATAAATTCCAATCCAATCCCCACAATCATTTTCAAGAACCAACCATTTTCATTTCATGTTTTTCTCTTAGCTATCAACTTTTCTTTCTCTGGAGCCGTCATAACAATCTCCTTACGTGACAAATACCCAAAGATCAGTATTTATTGTCGTGTCCTAGCTGTTGTTCCTTTCGTATTAGCTGTTGGAATGCTAATGTTTTCAGTGTTTACGTCACATTTTACAGTAAATGGCTTTAAACTAGTAGCGTCTTCTAGTTAAGTCTCCGGTAGTTCTCAATGGTGGCGAagtcaaattttttattaacaTGCATTTtatgatatatacataaaaattgtgatcttgtatatatagtgtGATTCTTGTGATAAATGAGATTTGAATGAACCCCTTCACTTCTCTAGCTCACACCCCGGGAACATCATTAATTTACTACCCAAAAGATCCTTTGCGTTAGCACGGTTGGACTATTTTGTTAGCTTTATACATAACTTTATTAAGTAATATCATTATCTTGTCTATGTTGGATTGTTATCTTGTACTTCCTCTGTCCCGTTTTGTTAGTCCAAAATACAatgacatattttttttatatttataaagaatttaactttaattttttttatacctTTAATAAAATGACTCTTAACTTTTTACTTAAATTTCGTGCTTAGCTAATCAAACATCGTCACATACAATGGGATGAAGGCAGTAGTTAATACGTGATTGGGTGCTTGCttagtttcctttatttttgaTGGCTGACGTTGTGAATGTGAAACCAAAATAGAAACGGATTTGCTTTAATACGAATAATACGGGAGCATTTGAAATGGCAGAACACAATATCAACTGAACAAAATCCATCTCCCACGTCATTCGATGTTTGAATTcatcatttagttttaaaaaatatatgaaggGCCGAGTGGAGATGTCATATACACCTGATTCAAATTGACTTATCAAATCACCAAACGGTTGAGGCatttcaaggatatatatatatatatatatatatatatatatatatatatatatatatatatatatatatatatatataaaataatatttttccttGTTCACTAATAAATCAACTAATTAAACTCATGTTTCTATAATCAATTCGATCCCCCGATTGAATCGGGGGCAAACGCCCACGAAAAGATCGCTTGAATTTAAGAAAAGGTCGCTTGGATTTATCCATGGTTTGTTTGTTTAATTTATTCCTTAtccctgtatatatatatatatgtgtgtgtgtgtgcgcgcgcgcgcgcgtaTCTATACACACACAgagatatgtgtgtgtatatatatatatatgtgtgtgtatatatatatatacatatatacatataatgtgtgtgtatgtatgtgtatatttatgtatgtatgtatgtatatgtatgtatgtatgtatgtatgtatatgtatatgtaaatgtttaCTTGCAAGGAACGGAATGTTGAGATTTTAAGGTGTGAatgggaaatgagaaaaggTATCTTTTGGAGTGCACCCAAAAGAAACCTTTTGGATTGCACCTCTCCATCTCACCCTTTCACTGTCTATAAATTCAGTGTAATAGCCTCATTTTTTGGACTGAATTTTCTAACTTCTGCATACTTTCTTACAAGTAAAAAATCGAGTCTTTGTGTGATTTGTTGCCGAATTTCCGTTCGACGAAGTTGGTGGGGTTTGAGGTACCGTTATGCCATCAACATGTATATCCGTTTCATCCTGGGAGGAAGTAATCCATAACTTTGGGTACAGTGAGGGGATTAGATTCCttaccccctgtttggatggtggtttcccgtggttcattaatgtatggttttctatgaaaccatgtttgtttccattgttcttaaaattatgtggtatggtgttgtaaacccgtggttcattccatggttatataaccatgaaaagtcccAATTTTTCAAACCACGGATTTGGTGATTTTTCCTTGGTTAtgtatttcatttctccattataccccaccctccaccatccaccccaccccacGCCCACgctaccactcacccccacctcACGCCCACgctaccactcacccccaccccacaccTGCCCCATCCTACCACTCACCCCACCCCCATCCCCCGCCACTCACCCCTACCtcaccccaccctaccacccacccAACCCCCAACCACCCCACTCTTTTGCCACCCACCCCAACCACCActcactacccctcaccaccgcccaaccccaccccataacaactcacccccaccctcatcccacaccaccacccctccaccaccccacCCACTACGCCTCACCACCACCTAACCCCACCCCTAAacctaccacccactacccctactctcatcccacaaccatccacctcacaccacccatccctccaccaaccccacccactacctatttattttttaaagttcctattttattctttacctgagttttattaatatatataaattaatttctaattaagcgTTAAgtgtattttagtaaacttacaagttattagacagtaccatacagtcaaaccaaacaatacaaatgttattaaaccactaCAAACGATAtagtctatccaaacattgtgttcattaacatagtacaatacaatacaacaccatactgtaCAATACCGTACCATACCATActatacattaatgaaccacgggaaacaaccatccaaacagagggttAAGGACACACAGTGAGCTCTGTGGACTcgaatatttttagttttatacATTTACGTTTTTCAAGATTAGTTCATGTTTCTGGTTTATTGGTTTTGAACACAGAGATATTAACAAGCTTAAGGAATCTAATTGTTTATTTTTCTGTGTTTGCTTTGGTGCATTTTTTCCAGATGACTAACAGAAGAAATTGCGAATGAACGAAACAATTGTTGGTACGCTATGAAGAAGAACGCATCATTACTGGAAAGAATTTGTCATATTGGTCACTGTGACCATTGTGAAATTAACACGTTTTTTTAACCCCACGTGTATCTCCTTTTGTTTATAAATAACTGTGgcaaaatttatatgaaaaccgGCGGCAAAAGTTTTCCATGATTTGTGGTACGGAAGCACAAATCTTATTGTGAACAAATCCTATTGTGAAAGTGTAAGTATGGATCATGGTGCAGCCCTCGACGTGATGAGTCATCCAGCCTTTTTCTCCCACCGGAAAAGCCATGACCTCGTTACCCTAATTGCAATCCGTATAGCTTTGCGGGAAATTCTCACTGGCAATCAAGGAACTGATTCCACCCAATGATTCATAGCGTTTATCGATGTGGAAATTCCGTTGATacgcataatcaaaatgaaggATATCAGCAGCATGGGAGCCCAAGTCTATATCTTGCGTGGTTGAAGGCATAGGGTGTCCCTTTGCCTGTGCGAAGGAGAACCAGAATGCTCCTCACCCTGTTTCCTTCAGAGAGATGAAATGGGGAGGAAGATATAGTCGATGGAATGGGGAAATCATGGTTAGAATAAGGTTCTCTCACAGTGGGAAGAAGATATACAAAGTAGTGAGTAGGTAGaaggaaagaaataaataaagaagagcAGGATATATTGGAGGGATCTTGGGTTTATATAAGGAAAGAAAATCATTAATAATTGCAGAGTCGCGTATCATTATGAAACGTCAATCGTTGCCGCCATTAGCATAAGTGTGCAGTGGCAGCTCTGGTAACTGTTGCATAGATTAAAGTGATGGGATATTTCGTTTCCCGCCAAAGGAAGCAAGTATGAACTTTTTCACTTTCCGATCAAGCCTGTTCAAGTCTCCGAAAGTGAGGGGACTCTTTGTATTGGGAAAAATTCGTAGAACACAACTGGACAAATGCCATGGCGCGCGACACGTGTCAACGGGAATGAGTCAGATCCAAATCAGCCCTCAAGTCCTTCCGAGGGTGATCAAATGACTCCGGAGGCTAGTTAGGATTTGTTTTCTCGGGGAGATAGTGAATCTAAAGAGGCCAACGATCAATCAATACAAGAAGAATTTGCACCTCTCACATGACATTAATAGGCATTATTTTCATCGTTATTGTCCATTATCATTACAacattaatttataatattagtGGGGGCATAATTAATGGAATttgctacccaattttcgttagccttagtagctttagtttaaacttaagTATACTTCTAACAATCTAATCTTCGTATGAACCattttgtatgtagaattgtgaaTTCGGAAGGAGAGCACGAAGTCACTATCGttagaggggggggggggggggagggggtataatgatatgtaaggctagtccccttctttcaaggcatgactcctGCTTTATAATttcttctccatatttccatgaccttctcaCATCcctaaaaatgaaagttaaagattttcaagagcttcttatgagacaTGTTCCAtgacagtgatgatgataatgatgtgtTCATGAAATGGACAATTCTATGTTTGTGACTCCACTGATGCTATTCTTCATTGTGGTCTCGCCTCatgatgttagttccttcaaggtgagacatagcgatgacgATGAGGccataaagtaatcggaggttcacgaccttacgtcactctgataaagTCGTAGCTattacttgggctctcatgcatgctacttatattatatatgtatatgatatgtatatgtatataggggacatggggaaaggtgaggagctatagacgcatagccacctgatcagctggtatattatgatatcatcccggacgcgggatatatgagtaatggatcgggccgttcgttccgctgtaatatattgatatatggatcgggcttcacgttccgcagcaatatatgatatgatgatatttacTTTCTAAGcttgcatgcatgactccgcctaaGAGGCCAGTAGTCACCGGTTATCTTCTTATCTTTTATTCTCttgtttccttattatgttataatgcatgccttacatacttagtacattgctcgtactgacgtccttttctttggacgctgtgttcatgcccatgggtagatagggagacgacccagattcctaggagccGGATCAGCTTGTACAGGAGCATTTCCATATTCCGGAGGTGCAGTTTCtgatgtattcttttgtgtacatacttgaatattgtcacgacccgactagggccatgacgggtacccggggctaaccaccaagcaccacttattctattactcatcatacACATCAAGCATTCATTCGTTAATCTTATACTTAAATCATAGtaaaaccatttttcatttgaaacatatttactttatatacataagcccttcggctatcaaaatcaaaataacgtatatacatacgaggagaaactgtgagaccatcctacccacacatacgcatctacgagcctctactagagtactagacataaggacgggacaggaccccgtcatgcccaaaacatatatgtacacaaaagaatcaatcaatggcacctccggaacaatggagtgccctcagtcagctaatagctcctacgagtctggatcacctccctgtctacctgtgggcatgaacacagcgtccaaagaaaacagacgtcagtatgaatattgtactgagtatgtaaggcataaacaataataatacatcaatgaaataagggagcatcaattaaggagcaacctgtaactgactgtcaattataaaagaaataatgcatgctagcttacttcataatcatcatcatatcatgtatacatatatgtataagctgcccaaccttataggtacggtgtgataatcattagcctgcgtccaggcctcccgcgtctggggtaccatctcataccgcccactagtggtgtctgcccatgccatctagacatggtgtatacgctgcccgccttagcggtgtctgcccggtcatataggcgcggtgtagtatcatcat
Coding sequences within it:
- the LOC132034658 gene encoding uncharacterized protein LOC132034658, which codes for MANLTKREFVALDISGNTYMSWILDAEIHLNAMGLADTIKDKNEASNQDRAKAMIFLRHHLDEDLKMEYLTVKDPLTLWNNLKDRYDHLKMVILPQARFDWLHLRLQDFKSIKAYNSAMFKIISQLKLCGENITDHDMLEKTFSTFPASSMLLQQQYREMKFKKYSDLIAHLLVAEQHNELLMKNHESRPTGTAPFPEVNEANFRHSRRGRGRGPSRGHGRGQGRNFNHDSRLAPNNTLHHQQCKRKDEKYETGQKKNSENKCFRCGGKGHWSRTCRTPKHLIMLYQASLKRAEKDAETNFISEDNVEPMHLDVADFFELPEEKIDHLIGDGSVKT